Genomic DNA from Rhodoferax mekongensis:
AAAGCCAAACGCTTGCTGATTTGATTTGCAGCAAAAACGCAAGCGATCATGTCGGTATCTTTCAGGTTGTCTGCTTTTTGATGTCGGATGGTGTCTACCAGTGCAGGGGCAAAACGCCATTTCTCCACAAGCATGGCGCCTACCACCGCATGGTCTGCGCCGATGGTGATTTGCAAGGCGTTATGCAAAGAACTGTTGTCTGCGGCACTTATGGCTAGAGCCGCTTTGAATTCCTGTGGCATGAATTGGGCGAAAACCATCTTGCCAAAATCATGAAGGAGACCTGCAATGAAGCAATCCATCGGATCTGCGTCGTCCAGCTTCAACGCAAGTTGCTTGGCAATATTGGCGGTGGCCAATGAATGCAAAAGATACTGCTGGACGTCAAACCCAGCGTGGTTATCTTTGGGAAGCATGCCAATGGCCGCAATACTCAGTGCCAGATTCTTGATGGTGTTAAAGCCTAGGTACACCACGGCATGGCCGATGGACGTTACTTGCCGCGGAAGGCTGTAGTACGCCGAATTGACTACCTTCAGAATTTTGACCGTGACCACCGGATCTTTGTCAATGACGTCAACCAGATCCTTGGGCGTGCTGTTGACATCCCGGGTCAGTTCCAAAATACGTTGGACGCTTTTCGGAAAAGCGGGCATTCCGTCTACCGCGGCGGCAAGTCGTTGTGACAGTTCTGGGCTCATGATGTCTCTTTCCCTGTGCTGCTTTGCCTGCCGGAGAACAAGGCTCGCAAAGCCTATCGGTTGAAGCGATGCGGACTCAGAAGTTCGCTTGGCAAACTGGTGGATTGGCCTGAGATTTGTTCGGATAGTAACCGCGCGCTGGCGGTCGCCAGTGTCCAGCCATTGGCTCCATGGGCCAAGTTGAGCCAAACACCTGGAAGTCCGGCATTTCCGATCAACGGAAGGCCGTCATGGGTAAAAGTGCGACTGCCTCGCCATATTTGTGTTCCAGCCGGGTAATTGGCGGCGCCGGGAAAGTATTGATCCAGTGTGCGGAATAGCTTGTTGACAAGGCGCTTGTCGTGCTCCTTCGTCGCCGTTTTGTTTAGTTCGGCCCCGCCGCAAACCCGCAATCTCTTGCCAATGCGGGCGATAGTGATACCGGACTTGCAATCCTGCAGGGCACTTCGCGGGGCATTTAGCGGCTCGCGGATGGCAGCACTGAGTGCATAGCTGTCGATCCGTGCGGTAGAGGCGTGGAAGTTGGTTTTCAAAATCTCTTCCGGTGGAAGGGATTCTGTACAGAGCACAACATGATCAAAAGACTGGATGTCACCGTTCTTGAGTCGAACTTGCGGCTTGCCCTGAGATACCAGCGCTGCGACTTCAGTGTCAAATTGAAAATCCACTCCGTTGCGTTGTGCTGCATGTTTGACCAGCAGCGAGAATTGGCGGCAGTTCATGACGCGGTCGCCCGGCAAGTAGATCGCCTTGAACACACTATCCGCCCCATGCAGGGCCGGTTCATGGGCTTCTAACTCCTCCCGTTCCAATAATCGATAACTTTGTCCCGCGTCCTTCAGTGACTGGAGTCTTGCAACATGCCTGTTCAGTTCTGATTCATTGCTTAGCAATATGAGCTGCCCTTGACTCTGTTCAACTTCCCATTGGTGATGCGAGATCAGTGCATCTGTAATCTCCATCCCCCAAAAAGCCATTTTTTGCCCGAACGACTGAATGGCGCTCACCTTATCGATTTCTGCTTCTGAACACTGTGACCACAGCCAGCGAAAGTTGACCGGCCTGGCCCAGCGCGAATACGACATTTGTCGGCTGCTCTGCCAAAAGCGGCGTAACCTGTGCCCTGAAAACATGGAAGTCGATAAAGGCAAGGTAAAGCTGTTGCAGTGCATGCCGCCATTTGCAAAACTCGAGGATTCACTGGCTGCACCGTTTTTCTCAAATACGGTGACAGCATGGCCGGCTTCGGCCAATTCATGGGCAGTCGTTATTCCGACGACTCCCGCGCCCACAATGGCTATTTTCATTTCAACTTTCAATTTTGGATGCGTCTCTCGCTAGTCCTTATTTTTTCATAGGTTTCGGGCTGCCTGACGGAAATACTCCAACCATTGGATAAATGGGGCGCGGAAGGGCGGGGCGTTTGAAGTCCGCGCGTGCTATACTCGATGGGCTTTGGTGGGTGCGCCCGCGGAGCAAATCACAAACCACCCCCACAAGGTGTTGCCCAAGGTGCGTTCTGAGGGTAATCAGCGGGGTGGATTTCAGACCCAACCTTCGGAGTTAAATATGGCAGTAACAATGCGCGAAATGCTGGAAGCCGGTGTCCACTTTGGTCACCAAACCCGCTTCTGGAACCCCAAGATGGCCCCGTTCATCTTCGGTCACCGTAACAAAATCCACATCATCAACCTGGAAAAATCGCTTCCGATGTTCCAGGAGGCGGCCAAGTTTGTGCGCCAACTGTCTGCAAAGCGCGGCACCATTTTGATGGTGGGTACCAAGCGCCAAGCACGCGAAATCGTGGCGGCAGAAGCCCAGCGCGCCGGTGTTCCTTTTGTCGATCAGCGTTGGTTGGGCGGTATGTTGACGAACTTCAAGACCGTCAAGACTTCCATCAAGCGTCTGAAAGACATGAAAGTTCAGCAGGAAGCTGGTTTGGACAGCATGAGCAAGAAAGAGCAACTGATGTTCGCTCGCGAGCTCGAAAAGCTGGAAAAAGACATTGGCGGTATTCAAGACATGAACACGCTGCCTGATGCTATTTTTGTGATCGACGTGGGTTACCACAAGATTGCCATTGCGGAAGCACGCAAGCTTGGCATTCCTTTGATCGGCGTGGTGGACTCTAACCACTCTCCCGAAGGGATTGACTATGTGATTCCTGGTAACGACGACTCTTCCAAGGCAGTGACTTTGTACGCTCGTGGAATTGCTGACGCGATCCTCGAAGGCCGTGCTAACGCTGTGGATGATGTTGTCAAGGCGGTTGCCGCCGAAGGTGATGACGAATTCGTTGAAGTGAGCGAAGCTTCCGCTTAAGCACTTTTGCACCCGAAAAAGGGGGCTTCGTTGCCCCTTTTTTTTAGCCCTTATTAAAACTGTTGAAATTCGGAGAATACAAATGGCAGCAATTACAGCGAGCATGGTGGCAGAACTGCGTGGCAAGACAGATGCGCCTATGATGGAATGCAAGAAAGCTTTGACGGAAGCTGATGGCGATATGGCAAAGGCGGAAGAGATTCTGCGTGTCAAGTTGGGTAGCAAAGCTGGCAAAGCCGCCGCGCGCGTGACGGCTGAAGGCGTTGTTGCTACGAGCATCGCCAATGGCGTCGGCGCGTTGATCGAAGTGAATTGTGAAA
This window encodes:
- a CDS encoding HDOD domain-containing protein, which codes for MSPELSQRLAAAVDGMPAFPKSVQRILELTRDVNSTPKDLVDVIDKDPVVTVKILKVVNSAYYSLPRQVTSIGHAVVYLGFNTIKNLALSIAAIGMLPKDNHAGFDVQQYLLHSLATANIAKQLALKLDDADPMDCFIAGLLHDFGKMVFAQFMPQEFKAALAISAADNSSLHNALQITIGADHAVVGAMLVEKWRFAPALVDTIRHQKADNLKDTDMIACVFAANQISKRLAFGFAGNHCIDELPAPLQKRLGGDLEQVIASLGDLTGLFEEAQVFAKL
- a CDS encoding NAD(P)/FAD-dependent oxidoreductase; the encoded protein is MKVEMKIAIVGAGVVGITTAHELAEAGHAVTVFEKNGAASESSSFANGGMHCNSFTLPLSTSMFSGHRLRRFWQSSRQMSYSRWARPVNFRWLWSQCSEAEIDKVSAIQSFGQKMAFWGMEITDALISHHQWEVEQSQGQLILLSNESELNRHVARLQSLKDAGQSYRLLEREELEAHEPALHGADSVFKAIYLPGDRVMNCRQFSLLVKHAAQRNGVDFQFDTEVAALVSQGKPQVRLKNGDIQSFDHVVLCTESLPPEEILKTNFHASTARIDSYALSAAIREPLNAPRSALQDCKSGITIARIGKRLRVCGGAELNKTATKEHDKRLVNKLFRTLDQYFPGAANYPAGTQIWRGSRTFTHDGLPLIGNAGLPGVWLNLAHGANGWTLATASARLLSEQISGQSTSLPSELLSPHRFNR
- the rpsB gene encoding 30S ribosomal protein S2, yielding MAVTMREMLEAGVHFGHQTRFWNPKMAPFIFGHRNKIHIINLEKSLPMFQEAAKFVRQLSAKRGTILMVGTKRQAREIVAAEAQRAGVPFVDQRWLGGMLTNFKTVKTSIKRLKDMKVQQEAGLDSMSKKEQLMFARELEKLEKDIGGIQDMNTLPDAIFVIDVGYHKIAIAEARKLGIPLIGVVDSNHSPEGIDYVIPGNDDSSKAVTLYARGIADAILEGRANAVDDVVKAVAAEGDDEFVEVSEASA